Proteins from a single region of Thermococcus sp. CX2:
- a CDS encoding lysyl aminopeptidase, with protein sequence MVDIELLKKVIEAPGVSGYEFLGIRDVVIETLEGHVDEIYVDKLGNVIAHKKGNGPKIMIAAHMDKIGVMVNHIDKEGYLHVVPVGGVDPRTLVAQRIRFFTEKGERFGVVGHIPPHLQKPEDRKKAADWDTIVVDIGVDSKEEAEELGFRVGTIGEFAPAFTQLNENRIATPYLDDRVCLYAMLEAARQLEEHEADIYFVASVQEEVGLRGARVASYAIDPEIGIAMDVTFARQVGDKGKIVPKLGGGPVMDVGPNINPKIRAFADEVAKKYEIPLQVEASPRPTGTDANIMQINREGVATAVLSIPIRYMHSQVETADLRDIDLTIKFAKHFLEELKPMDLTP encoded by the coding sequence ATGGTGGACATCGAGCTTTTGAAAAAGGTCATTGAGGCTCCTGGTGTTTCTGGGTACGAATTTCTCGGAATACGAGACGTCGTCATCGAGACCCTCGAGGGCCACGTTGATGAAATCTATGTTGACAAGCTCGGCAACGTCATAGCCCACAAGAAGGGCAACGGGCCAAAAATCATGATAGCAGCCCACATGGACAAGATAGGCGTCATGGTAAACCACATCGACAAGGAAGGTTACCTTCACGTAGTTCCAGTTGGCGGCGTTGACCCGAGGACTTTAGTTGCCCAGAGGATTCGCTTCTTTACCGAGAAGGGCGAGCGCTTTGGCGTTGTCGGCCACATCCCACCCCACCTCCAGAAGCCCGAGGACAGGAAGAAGGCAGCCGACTGGGATACCATAGTGGTCGACATCGGTGTTGACAGCAAGGAAGAAGCCGAAGAGCTAGGCTTCCGCGTCGGCACAATCGGAGAGTTTGCCCCTGCCTTCACCCAGCTCAACGAGAACAGGATCGCTACGCCATATCTCGACGATCGCGTCTGCCTCTACGCGATGCTCGAAGCTGCAAGACAGCTCGAAGAGCACGAGGCTGACATCTATTTCGTGGCCAGCGTCCAGGAAGAGGTAGGCCTCCGCGGTGCCAGGGTTGCCAGCTACGCCATTGACCCCGAGATAGGCATAGCCATGGACGTCACTTTCGCCAGGCAGGTTGGCGACAAGGGTAAGATCGTTCCGAAGCTCGGCGGCGGTCCGGTTATGGACGTCGGGCCAAACATCAACCCGAAGATAAGGGCCTTCGCCGATGAAGTGGCAAAGAAGTACGAGATACCGCTCCAGGTCGAGGCTTCACCGAGGCCAACCGGTACGGATGCCAACATAATGCAGATTAACCGTGAGGGTGTCGCAACGGCAGTTCTGAGCATACCCATAAGGTACATGCACAGCCAGGTTGAGACCGCTGACCTGAGGGATATAGACCTTACGATAAAGTTCGCCAAGCACTTCCTTGAGGAGCTCAAACCCATGGACCTGACACCGTGA
- a CDS encoding TBP-interacting protein yields the protein MTYAELSPRIKKVYAQVRYLDDYYWEIKDDRIIGIHKKSSVKITIDVADNKEHAEKLSEEDADGIRIIAIPDKSVFYIHNGAFILTYRYLKATLADINDHIVWSGFKVVEGDGRLVQEDFYEYLGGVLVQHIKNNMLAGQDYVFWQFYRCKDCGKYVDIESVERHLKWHGIKHHEKSEERYEVFEINFRDGKVYDKYGKEVPREQFSEEAKDFLDEIMAGMRESVE from the coding sequence ATGACCTACGCGGAGCTCAGTCCGAGGATTAAAAAAGTCTATGCCCAAGTGAGATACCTTGATGACTATTACTGGGAGATTAAGGATGACAGAATCATCGGAATCCACAAGAAGAGCAGTGTGAAGATAACAATAGACGTCGCCGACAATAAGGAGCACGCGGAGAAGCTTTCAGAGGAGGACGCTGATGGAATAAGGATAATCGCCATACCGGACAAGAGCGTCTTCTACATCCACAACGGGGCCTTTATCCTCACCTACCGCTACCTCAAGGCAACGCTCGCCGACATAAACGACCACATAGTGTGGAGCGGGTTCAAGGTCGTCGAGGGGGACGGCAGGCTGGTTCAGGAGGATTTCTACGAGTACCTTGGGGGCGTGCTCGTCCAGCACATCAAGAACAACATGCTGGCTGGCCAGGACTACGTCTTCTGGCAGTTCTACAGGTGTAAAGACTGCGGGAAGTATGTTGATATAGAGAGCGTCGAGAGGCACCTCAAGTGGCACGGTATCAAGCACCATGAGAAGAGCGAGGAGAGGTACGAGGTCTTCGAAATCAACTTCAGGGATGGCAAGGTTTACGACAAGTACGGAAAAGAAGTGCCGAGGGAGCAGTTCAGCGAAGAGGCCAAGGACTTCCTCGACGAGATTATGGCAGGTATGCGGGAGTCCGTCGAGTGA
- a CDS encoding DUF2067 family protein: protein MARAKKVITIHVQDDREKEEFLKELQKLRLPAFIYVHGKLNDLKINIQGTKEEIREATYKIKEIHNRVRAKLYPDRRGLYRYNLDDLFRGAGASVSTPILVKTLELLGETVEVKNGELVTSMPWEEIIKLVGRLGEYLGDVSLQTTRQIREVILPVAIRYNLDPEEVIDILLELGLAEWKEDKFKYELVKNKEQALEILLKHLKGEEDED, encoded by the coding sequence ATGGCGAGGGCAAAAAAGGTAATTACAATTCACGTTCAGGACGATAGGGAGAAGGAAGAGTTCCTCAAGGAGCTCCAGAAGCTCCGCCTTCCAGCTTTCATCTACGTCCACGGAAAGCTCAACGACCTCAAGATAAACATACAGGGAACGAAGGAGGAGATCCGCGAGGCGACTTACAAAATCAAGGAGATTCACAACCGCGTGAGGGCTAAGCTCTACCCAGATAGGCGCGGACTCTACCGCTACAATCTCGACGATCTCTTCAGGGGAGCCGGCGCGAGCGTCTCGACACCAATCCTCGTTAAGACCCTTGAGCTCCTCGGGGAAACCGTGGAGGTCAAGAATGGAGAGCTAGTAACGTCGATGCCGTGGGAGGAGATAATTAAACTCGTCGGAAGGCTGGGTGAGTATCTCGGTGATGTTTCCCTCCAGACAACGAGGCAGATACGCGAGGTGATTCTCCCGGTAGCCATCCGTTACAACTTGGATCCCGAGGAAGTTATAGACATCCTGCTGGAACTGGGTCTGGCCGAGTGGAAGGAGGATAAGTTTAAATACGAACTGGTGAAGAACAAGGAGCAGGCGTTGGAGATCCTGCTAAAGCATCTGAAGGGTGAGGAAGATGAAGATTGA
- the sppA gene encoding signal peptide peptidase SppA: MRENIWKYVSAILILLLATSSVAVVLLYMQNSELRSYTPPNVTSTVIVERPLNASCNLTAYELQVEELRKQVEFLKAQLREQNLPEGNTTIAIVPIFGLIDEYTSLSIIPILRDIAKNDSIGGVVLWIESPGGYVGPVREIYATVKKLNMIKPVVAYTGGIAASGGYYIAVGAEKIIADPLAEVGSIGVIYVHYDMEQNYQMNGIKVEVFKTGPYKDMGAEWRGLTEEEKNMIAESIDTYFQAFLQAVSGGRNMSLNETREYATGRTWFAINVTGTLVDETGDLDYAVKVLEDMLNVTNARVVIYNSRSSSDFGIFGSMALLLDPRYVSPYLRTG; the protein is encoded by the coding sequence ATGAGGGAAAACATTTGGAAGTACGTCTCGGCGATTCTTATCCTCCTTCTCGCAACGTCGAGCGTAGCGGTCGTTTTGCTCTACATGCAGAACTCCGAGCTGAGGAGTTACACACCACCGAACGTCACAAGCACGGTCATCGTTGAGAGACCCCTCAACGCGAGCTGCAATTTGACGGCCTATGAGCTGCAGGTAGAGGAGCTCCGGAAGCAGGTGGAATTTCTGAAGGCCCAGCTAAGGGAGCAGAACCTGCCTGAAGGCAACACGACCATAGCAATCGTTCCCATTTTTGGACTCATCGATGAGTATACCTCCCTTAGTATAATCCCCATTCTAAGGGATATCGCTAAAAACGACTCCATAGGGGGGGTCGTTCTCTGGATAGAGAGCCCCGGCGGCTACGTGGGGCCAGTGAGGGAGATATACGCGACCGTGAAGAAGCTTAACATGATAAAGCCAGTCGTGGCCTACACTGGCGGAATAGCGGCCTCCGGCGGCTACTACATAGCGGTCGGTGCGGAGAAGATAATAGCCGACCCGCTCGCTGAAGTGGGAAGCATAGGCGTCATCTACGTCCACTACGACATGGAGCAGAACTACCAGATGAACGGAATAAAGGTTGAGGTCTTCAAGACGGGCCCGTACAAGGACATGGGCGCCGAGTGGAGGGGTCTGACTGAGGAAGAGAAGAACATGATAGCCGAGAGCATCGACACTTACTTCCAGGCCTTCCTGCAAGCGGTCAGCGGCGGCAGGAACATGAGCCTCAACGAGACCAGGGAGTACGCAACTGGAAGAACCTGGTTTGCCATCAACGTGACGGGCACGCTTGTTGATGAGACCGGCGATCTCGACTACGCGGTTAAGGTTTTGGAGGACATGCTCAACGTTACAAACGCGAGGGTGGTGATATATAACAGCCGCTCCTCCTCGGACTTCGGGATATTCGGAAGCATGGCCCTCCTCCTCGACCCCCGCTACGTTAGTCCCTATTTAAGGACGGGCTGA
- a CDS encoding PH1570 family protein translates to MLCEEKLEVFENGFEDGKFNLRVEFYGSDARRVLLAIIRELYLPDYGEDYVYPFECAKEFWGIYMDAGEIIAEDFTPSPIKFLNRSVLNKLEKALDEIDAPEEVKEAIDFESAEVHKLKKGLLALGKNFILDEGRGVLFVFNKPSARELILKYLGMADGA, encoded by the coding sequence TTGCTGTGCGAAGAGAAGCTGGAAGTGTTTGAGAACGGCTTCGAGGACGGGAAGTTCAACCTCAGGGTGGAGTTCTACGGAAGCGACGCCAGGCGGGTTCTCCTGGCCATCATTAGGGAGCTGTACCTTCCAGATTACGGAGAGGACTACGTCTATCCATTCGAGTGCGCCAAGGAGTTCTGGGGCATCTACATGGATGCTGGAGAAATAATCGCCGAAGACTTCACGCCGAGTCCCATAAAGTTCCTGAACAGGAGTGTGCTCAACAAGCTCGAAAAGGCCCTCGACGAGATAGATGCTCCCGAGGAAGTCAAAGAGGCCATCGATTTTGAGAGCGCGGAGGTTCACAAGCTCAAGAAAGGTTTATTAGCCCTCGGGAAGAACTTCATCCTTGACGAGGGCAGAGGGGTGCTCTTCGTCTTCAACAAGCCCAGCGCCCGCGAGCTGATACTCAAGTACTTGGGGATGGCGGATGGAGCTTGA
- the hjc gene encoding Holliday junction resolvase Hjc, whose product MKYRRGASAERELIKMLEKEGFAVVRSAGSKKVDIVAGNGKLYLCIEVKSTHDEKLYFSREDYDKLVSFAEKFGGRPIIAVKFINNGWRFFHPENLERGGKNYKVSLQTSNYLTFDEVVGKQRSLEEVISREA is encoded by the coding sequence ATGAAGTACAGAAGGGGTGCGAGTGCCGAGAGGGAGCTCATAAAGATGCTCGAGAAGGAGGGATTCGCAGTCGTACGCTCCGCCGGGAGCAAGAAGGTTGACATCGTGGCCGGCAATGGAAAGCTGTACCTCTGTATAGAGGTGAAGAGCACCCACGACGAGAAGCTCTACTTCAGTCGGGAAGATTACGATAAGCTCGTCTCCTTCGCGGAGAAGTTCGGGGGGAGGCCTATTATAGCTGTCAAGTTCATCAACAACGGCTGGCGCTTCTTCCATCCGGAAAACCTTGAGAGGGGAGGCAAAAACTATAAGGTTAGCCTCCAAACATCAAACTACCTGACCTTTGATGAGGTCGTTGGAAAGCAGAGGTCTCTCGAAGAGGTGATAAGTCGTGAAGCTTAG
- a CDS encoding DNA-directed RNA polymerase subunit L produces the protein MKIEVIKREENVLEFYLEGEDHTFANLLNEVLHENEHVTFAGYTIEHPVLMARKPKFRVVTDGKVTPEQALEEAAQKIFDRARAVLEAWKEAVGQ, from the coding sequence ATGAAGATTGAGGTCATCAAGCGTGAGGAAAACGTCCTTGAGTTCTACCTTGAGGGTGAGGACCACACCTTTGCCAACCTGCTCAACGAAGTCCTTCACGAGAACGAGCATGTGACCTTTGCCGGCTACACCATCGAGCACCCGGTTCTCATGGCCAGGAAGCCGAAGTTCAGGGTCGTCACCGATGGAAAAGTGACTCCAGAGCAGGCACTTGAAGAGGCTGCCCAGAAGATATTTGACAGGGCGAGGGCCGTTCTCGAGGCCTGGAAAGAGGCCGTTGGCCAGTAA
- a CDS encoding gamma carbonic anhydrase family protein, whose protein sequence is MAVYELDGKKPKIHETAFIDETASVIGDVVLEAKTSVWPSAVLRGDIEQIYVGEGSNIQDNVSIHTSHGQPTIIGKYVTIGHNAVVHGAEIGDYTIIGMGAVVLDGAKIGKHVVIGAGALVPPGKEIPDYSLVVGVPGKVVRQLSEEEIEWTKKNAEIYIELAEKHMKGRKRIE, encoded by the coding sequence ATGGCAGTCTACGAGCTGGATGGAAAGAAGCCTAAAATTCACGAGACCGCTTTCATTGATGAGACTGCATCGGTCATAGGTGATGTTGTTCTTGAAGCCAAGACCAGCGTGTGGCCATCGGCCGTGCTCAGGGGAGACATAGAGCAGATTTACGTGGGCGAAGGCTCCAACATCCAAGACAACGTGAGCATACACACATCCCACGGACAGCCGACGATAATCGGCAAGTACGTTACCATCGGGCACAACGCCGTCGTTCATGGGGCGGAGATAGGGGACTACACCATCATTGGAATGGGTGCGGTTGTCCTAGACGGTGCTAAGATAGGCAAGCACGTCGTCATTGGCGCCGGTGCCCTCGTCCCACCGGGCAAGGAGATACCGGACTACAGTCTCGTTGTCGGTGTTCCAGGTAAGGTCGTCAGGCAGCTCAGTGAGGAGGAGATTGAGTGGACAAAGAAGAACGCCGAGATTTATATCGAGCTGGCTGAAAAGCACATGAAGGGTAGGAAGAGAATCGAGTGA
- a CDS encoding DUF86 domain-containing protein, whose amino-acid sequence MKTELVVESIELIKEAMPNSFEEFQALGLVKDGIYKRLEFAIQCVLDICSQIARERGIVSFGYKDLVNNLAENGIISPELKKKLSFLVDLREVLIYNYDLMSDEIAFRNMPEYIEYLEAFLKEAPWRRD is encoded by the coding sequence GTGAAAACCGAACTCGTGGTTGAGAGCATTGAACTGATAAAGGAAGCCATGCCCAATTCTTTTGAGGAGTTTCAAGCACTGGGCCTTGTGAAAGATGGAATCTACAAAAGGCTCGAGTTCGCAATACAGTGCGTTCTAGACATCTGCTCTCAAATAGCGCGGGAACGGGGGATAGTGAGCTTTGGCTACAAAGACCTGGTGAACAATCTGGCCGAAAACGGAATAATATCCCCCGAGTTGAAGAAGAAGCTTTCCTTCCTCGTGGATCTGAGGGAGGTACTGATATACAACTACGACCTGATGAGCGATGAGATAGCCTTCCGGAACATGCCCGAGTACATCGAGTACCTTGAAGCTTTCCTGAAGGAGGCGCCGTGGAGGAGGGACTGA
- a CDS encoding threonine--tRNA ligase, with product MRMLLIHSDYLEYEVKDKALKNPEPISEEQKKGRLEEVLAAFISVEKVDETNPDEVVEKAVNEIKDVASQVKAKNVFVYPFAHLSSELAKPDVALEILKKIEERLKEEGFNVKRAPFGYYKAFKLSCKGHPLAELSRTIVPSGEAKAEEEVPEALKKEEEELVSYWYILTPEGELIEVDKFDFTGHENLRKFANYEISKSRIADREPPHVRIMLEQELVDYEPGSDPGNLRYYPKGRLIKSLLEQYVTEKVIEYGAMEVETPIMYDFEHPALEKYLNRFPARQYIVKSGDKKFFLRFAACFGQFLIKKDAIISYRNLPLRMYELTRYSFRREKSGELSGLRRLRAFTMPDMHTVAKDLKQAMDEFKKQYKLSMEVLKGVGLTPEDYEVAIRFTEDFWNENRDFIVELARIIGKPVLIEMWKQRFFYFILKFEFNFVDNLDKAAALSTVQIDVENAERFGITYYDEEGKEQYPLILHCSPSGAIERVMYAILEKQAKLQAKGVKPMFPLWLSPIQVRVIPVSEEVLDYALYVAGKLEGARIRVDVDDTNDRLNKKIRKAEKEWIPYVIVVGRNEKEQNTVTVRRRSGGQAEMQLEDLIREIKSQTEGFPYKPRPLPLLLSKRPKFRG from the coding sequence ATGAGAATGCTTCTAATACACAGCGACTATTTGGAGTACGAGGTCAAAGATAAGGCTTTAAAGAACCCCGAGCCGATAAGTGAAGAGCAGAAGAAGGGAAGGCTTGAGGAGGTTCTGGCAGCCTTTATAAGCGTTGAGAAGGTCGACGAGACCAATCCCGATGAAGTTGTAGAAAAGGCCGTTAACGAAATCAAAGATGTCGCCTCTCAGGTTAAAGCCAAAAACGTGTTCGTTTATCCGTTCGCCCACCTCAGCAGTGAGCTCGCCAAGCCCGATGTGGCCCTTGAAATCCTTAAAAAGATAGAAGAGCGTCTCAAAGAGGAGGGTTTCAACGTCAAGCGCGCCCCATTTGGTTACTACAAGGCCTTCAAGCTCTCCTGTAAGGGCCACCCGCTGGCAGAACTCAGCAGGACGATAGTCCCGAGCGGCGAAGCCAAGGCCGAAGAGGAGGTCCCAGAGGCCCTCAAGAAGGAGGAGGAAGAACTCGTCAGCTACTGGTACATACTCACCCCCGAAGGCGAGCTTATCGAGGTCGACAAGTTCGACTTCACAGGCCACGAGAACCTCAGAAAGTTCGCCAACTACGAGATAAGCAAGAGCCGCATCGCTGACAGGGAGCCACCACACGTCAGGATAATGCTCGAGCAGGAGCTCGTGGATTATGAGCCGGGAAGCGACCCAGGCAACCTGCGCTACTACCCGAAGGGCAGGCTGATAAAGAGCCTCCTCGAACAGTACGTAACTGAGAAGGTCATCGAGTACGGCGCGATGGAAGTCGAGACCCCTATCATGTATGACTTCGAGCACCCAGCTCTCGAGAAGTACCTCAACCGCTTCCCAGCGAGGCAGTACATAGTTAAGAGCGGTGACAAGAAGTTCTTCCTCCGCTTTGCGGCTTGCTTCGGCCAGTTCCTCATCAAGAAGGACGCGATAATAAGCTACCGCAACCTGCCGCTCAGAATGTACGAGCTCACCAGATATTCCTTCAGGCGTGAAAAAAGCGGCGAGCTGAGCGGACTCAGGCGCCTTAGGGCATTCACGATGCCAGATATGCACACCGTCGCTAAGGACCTCAAGCAGGCCATGGACGAGTTCAAGAAGCAGTACAAGCTCAGTATGGAGGTCCTCAAGGGTGTCGGGCTTACCCCAGAAGACTACGAGGTGGCCATAAGGTTTACGGAGGACTTCTGGAACGAGAACAGGGACTTCATAGTGGAGCTCGCCAGGATTATAGGAAAACCCGTGCTCATCGAGATGTGGAAGCAGAGGTTCTTCTACTTCATCCTCAAGTTCGAGTTCAACTTCGTGGACAACCTCGACAAGGCGGCCGCACTTAGCACAGTCCAGATAGACGTCGAGAACGCCGAGCGCTTTGGTATCACCTACTACGATGAGGAAGGCAAGGAGCAGTATCCACTCATACTCCACTGCTCGCCGAGCGGAGCAATAGAGCGCGTCATGTACGCCATCCTTGAGAAACAGGCCAAGCTCCAGGCCAAGGGAGTAAAGCCGATGTTCCCGCTCTGGCTGAGCCCGATACAGGTCAGGGTCATTCCGGTCAGCGAGGAGGTTCTTGACTACGCCCTCTACGTCGCAGGAAAGCTCGAGGGGGCAAGGATCAGGGTCGACGTCGACGACACCAACGACAGGCTCAACAAGAAGATAAGGAAGGCAGAAAAAGAATGGATTCCCTACGTCATCGTGGTCGGCAGAAACGAGAAGGAGCAGAACACTGTAACTGTAAGGCGCAGGAGCGGAGGCCAGGCCGAGATGCAGCTCGAGGATCTCATCAGGGAGATAAAGAGCCAGACTGAGGGCTTCCCCTACAAGCCGAGGCCTCTGCCACTTCTCCTCTCGAAGAGGCCCAAGTTCAGGGGCTGA
- a CDS encoding sugar phosphate isomerase/epimerase has product MEIGVTIYPHFVTKDKTLASILADVKIKNYDFVSIFPHTLGLIMNGIVIEKKLRNVETTLRGVGIDYIVRMPISVNLRDHIYYTRHFRVARAVADVAIKLGAKVIVMQSGRTGRLDLEIEAIQQLADMVHPFGIKIALENTFSVKDTLYVVDNVDRENVGFALDVAHAFLSAQGDADKLLEDVKLGTDKTIILMIHDNFGKLFPQVEPEDALAYGVGDLHLIPGEGSIPFGKVLRLFGDVPLLLKVKNPEKFAKVPNKQGLIELLTSL; this is encoded by the coding sequence ATGGAGATAGGTGTAACGATTTATCCACATTTCGTCACGAAGGACAAGACGCTCGCATCGATTCTCGCCGACGTCAAGATAAAGAACTACGACTTCGTGTCAATCTTCCCGCACACCCTCGGCCTTATAATGAACGGCATTGTCATTGAGAAGAAGCTCAGAAACGTCGAGACCACGCTTCGCGGAGTGGGCATCGACTACATCGTCAGAATGCCGATCTCGGTCAACCTGCGCGACCACATCTACTACACGCGTCACTTCCGCGTCGCGAGGGCCGTGGCCGACGTCGCCATAAAGCTCGGTGCCAAGGTCATCGTCATGCAGAGCGGCAGAACCGGAAGGCTCGACCTCGAGATAGAGGCCATACAGCAGCTTGCCGATATGGTGCACCCATTCGGCATAAAGATAGCCCTCGAAAACACCTTCAGCGTCAAGGATACACTCTACGTCGTTGACAACGTCGACAGGGAGAACGTTGGCTTTGCCCTGGATGTTGCCCACGCCTTCCTGAGCGCCCAGGGCGATGCAGACAAGCTCCTCGAGGACGTCAAGCTCGGTACCGACAAGACGATCATTCTGATGATACACGACAACTTCGGAAAGCTCTTCCCGCAGGTCGAGCCAGAGGATGCCCTAGCTTACGGCGTCGGTGACCTCCATTTGATACCCGGCGAGGGAAGCATACCCTTCGGAAAGGTGCTCAGGCTCTTCGGTGACGTCCCGCTCCTGCTAAAGGTCAAGAACCCGGAGAAGTTCGCCAAGGTTCCCAACAAGCAGGGCCTTATTGAGCTACTGACGAGCCTTTAA
- a CDS encoding exosome complex RNA-binding protein Csl4 yields the protein MDEKKRVENGDLVLPGDYLGVIEEYFPGDGVKEENGELYAIRPGRVRINPNKMEISIEPVTDTPPLPQIGDIVIAKVIEVKPQAAIVQLVRIEGRNEREIATSKLAGIHISQVREGYIESMTNEFKIGDVIRARVIANEKSPIQLSTKGHDLGVVYALCTRCRAPLVRRGNQLVCPRCGHVETRKLSSLYRKLKV from the coding sequence ATGGATGAAAAGAAACGGGTAGAAAACGGCGACCTCGTTCTCCCTGGAGATTATCTCGGCGTCATCGAGGAGTACTTCCCTGGTGATGGTGTTAAAGAGGAGAACGGGGAACTCTACGCGATCAGGCCAGGAAGAGTCAGGATAAATCCAAACAAAATGGAAATAAGCATAGAACCAGTTACGGACACGCCTCCGCTTCCGCAGATAGGAGACATCGTTATAGCCAAGGTCATAGAGGTCAAGCCCCAAGCTGCGATAGTCCAGCTCGTTAGAATCGAGGGCCGGAACGAGAGGGAGATCGCCACATCGAAGCTGGCCGGCATCCACATCTCCCAGGTTAGGGAGGGCTACATCGAGAGCATGACCAACGAGTTCAAGATTGGGGATGTAATCAGGGCCAGGGTAATAGCCAACGAGAAGAGTCCAATACAGCTCTCCACGAAAGGCCATGACCTTGGGGTGGTTTACGCGCTGTGCACACGCTGTAGGGCTCCACTCGTCAGACGCGGGAACCAGCTCGTCTGCCCAAGATGCGGCCACGTCGAGACAAGGAAGCTCTCCTCCCTCTACAGAAAGCTGAAGGTGTGA
- the uppS gene encoding polyprenyl diphosphate synthase, with protein sequence MISRLVSHIPHILFKPAYDLYESYLLDKVKRGRIPKHVAIIMDGNRRWARKLEKPPWYGHLFGSRKLEEILEWCRELNIRTLTVYAFSTENFKRSPEEVNALMNLFKEKFHELIHDERVHKYGIRVNVIGRKELLPEDVREAAEEAERATRKYDNYFLNIAIAYGGRSEIVDVVREIVDDVLAGKISREDIDEDLIKRYLYYPNMPDPDIVIRTGGEVRISNFLLYQIAYSELFFVDVYFPEFRKIDFLRIIREYQKRQRRFGR encoded by the coding sequence ATGATATCCCGTTTGGTTTCCCATATTCCCCACATTTTATTCAAGCCCGCCTACGACCTCTACGAGAGCTACCTCCTAGACAAGGTTAAGAGGGGCCGTATTCCGAAGCATGTAGCAATAATTATGGACGGAAACAGGCGGTGGGCGAGGAAGCTTGAGAAGCCCCCGTGGTACGGCCACCTCTTCGGCTCCCGAAAGCTTGAGGAGATTCTGGAGTGGTGCCGCGAGCTCAATATAAGGACGCTCACCGTTTATGCCTTCTCCACGGAGAACTTCAAGCGCTCGCCAGAGGAAGTAAATGCCCTTATGAACCTCTTTAAGGAGAAGTTCCACGAGCTGATACACGACGAGAGGGTTCATAAGTACGGCATCCGCGTGAACGTTATAGGCAGAAAGGAACTCCTCCCCGAAGACGTCAGGGAGGCCGCTGAAGAGGCGGAAAGGGCCACAAGAAAGTACGACAACTACTTCCTGAACATAGCGATAGCCTACGGCGGGAGAAGCGAGATAGTGGATGTGGTGAGGGAGATCGTTGACGACGTTCTCGCTGGAAAAATAAGCAGGGAAGACATAGACGAGGATCTCATAAAGCGCTACCTCTACTACCCCAACATGCCGGACCCTGATATCGTGATAAGGACGGGCGGCGAGGTGAGAATAAGCAACTTCCTTCTCTACCAGATAGCATACAGTGAGCTGTTTTTCGTCGATGTCTACTTCCCTGAGTTCAGGAAGATAGACTTCCTCAGGATAATCAGAGAGTACCAGAAACGGCAGAGGCGCTTCGGAAGGTAG
- a CDS encoding ribonuclease III family protein, with translation MRYERDFRDKGLSKFGDSLVNFVFSLALSEYLGRPTGERVPNASLSMALELSGLRHVVPPRTDKHGKGDIAEAIFAYAWLEGKITVEEAVEILKENFTEDVTHFSRRKEAIGKAFAEVFKVIRERLEL, from the coding sequence TTGAGATACGAGAGGGACTTCAGGGACAAGGGGCTGTCGAAGTTTGGTGATTCTCTGGTGAACTTCGTCTTCTCGCTGGCGCTGAGCGAATATCTTGGGCGCCCCACCGGCGAGAGGGTTCCGAACGCCTCTCTAAGCATGGCCCTCGAGCTCTCTGGGCTGAGGCACGTGGTTCCACCGAGGACCGACAAGCACGGGAAGGGGGACATAGCCGAGGCCATATTCGCCTACGCCTGGCTTGAGGGTAAGATAACGGTCGAGGAAGCCGTCGAGATTTTGAAGGAAAACTTCACCGAGGATGTTACTCACTTCTCAAGGAGAAAAGAGGCAATAGGAAAGGCCTTTGCAGAGGTTTTCAAGGTAATAAGGGAGAGGCTGGAGCTTTAA